Proteins from a single region of Pseudomonas sp. 10S4:
- a CDS encoding collagen-like protein, which translates to MRKLCLLAALISPLACAQVVSVETNSLMRLPNTASTLQLERLEVADYGTLLIPSNVTEVTVGELRLGREARIAIVPGEQALELKVSRANLSEGSLITSRGAPGTYLKAARSGRNLNLLIKSLNAPVLTVDARGGAGAPGFVGLDGGNGEDPGCTWGQAGHGFDGSNGSDGQPGAAGALVRLQVPREYPAEQIKVQVAGGAGGLAGPGGKPGAGGKAKGCLVYTTDGGKSGRAGADGQPGPVGAAGAVTLQRL; encoded by the coding sequence ATGCGTAAACTCTGTCTGCTCGCCGCACTCATCAGTCCATTGGCCTGCGCCCAAGTGGTAAGCGTCGAAACCAACTCGCTGATGCGCCTGCCCAACACGGCCAGTACGTTGCAGCTGGAACGGCTGGAAGTGGCTGACTACGGCACGTTGCTGATCCCCTCGAACGTGACCGAAGTGACGGTCGGCGAATTGCGCCTGGGGCGAGAAGCGCGCATCGCCATCGTGCCGGGTGAACAGGCGCTGGAATTGAAAGTCAGCCGTGCGAACTTGTCTGAAGGCAGCCTGATCACCTCGCGTGGTGCGCCGGGGACTTACCTCAAGGCTGCCCGCTCCGGGCGAAACCTGAACTTGCTGATCAAGTCGCTGAACGCACCGGTATTAACGGTGGATGCGCGCGGTGGTGCAGGCGCGCCGGGTTTTGTCGGTCTGGATGGCGGCAACGGTGAAGATCCGGGTTGCACCTGGGGTCAGGCCGGGCACGGGTTCGACGGCAGCAATGGCAGCGACGGTCAGCCAGGGGCGGCCGGTGCACTGGTGCGCCTGCAAGTGCCTCGCGAATATCCGGCAGAGCAAATCAAGGTTCAGGTTGCTGGTGGTGCCGGTGGTTTGGCCGGGCCTGGTGGCAAACCGGGCGCGGGTGGCAAGGCCAAGGGTTGCCTGGTTTACACAACGGATGGCGGCAAGAGCGGCCGCGCAGGGGCTGATGGCCAGCCAGGGCCGGTCGGTGCAGCGGGTGCTGTGACGCTTCAGCGGTTATAA
- a CDS encoding CopD family protein: MTAFSLVYTLHVLSALVWVGGMFFAWMVLRPAAMKALEGPGRLKLWVEVFQGFFRWVWVAVVLLPISGVGMIHLQFAGFEAAPRYVQVMMGLYVVMTALFIRIQALLLPELRTAVAAQDWPTGAATLGKIRRLVGINLIVGLVLVAIAAARPMF, from the coding sequence ATGACCGCTTTTAGCCTCGTTTATACCCTGCATGTCCTGTCCGCCCTGGTGTGGGTGGGCGGAATGTTTTTCGCCTGGATGGTCCTGCGCCCGGCGGCGATGAAGGCCCTGGAAGGCCCCGGCCGATTGAAGCTGTGGGTAGAAGTGTTTCAAGGTTTTTTCCGCTGGGTCTGGGTGGCGGTGGTGCTTTTGCCGATCAGCGGTGTGGGCATGATTCATTTGCAGTTCGCAGGCTTTGAAGCGGCGCCGCGCTATGTGCAGGTGATGATGGGGCTGTATGTGGTGATGACCGCGCTGTTTATCCGGATTCAGGCGTTGTTGCTGCCGGAGTTGCGTACAGCGGTGGCGGCGCAGGATTGGCCGACTGGCGCAGCGACGCTTGGGAAGATTCGGCGGTTGGTGGGGATTAATCTGATTGTCGGGTTGGTGTTGGTGGCGATTGCTGCGGCGAGGCCTATGTTCTAG
- a CDS encoding serine hydrolase domain-containing protein, with product MQIQGHYELKFEAVREAFAALFDDPQERGAALCIQVGGETVLDLWAGTADKDGTEAWHSDTIANLFSCTKTFTAVTALQLVAEGKLQLDAPVARYWPEFAAAGKESVTLRQLLCHQAGLPALRELLAPEALYDWQTMVDALAAEAPWWTPGQGHGYAAITYGWLVGELLRRADGRGPGESIVARVAKPLGLDFHVGLADEEFHRVAHIARGKGNVGDAAAQRLLQVTMREPTAMTTRAFTNPPSIMTSTNKPEWRRMQQPAANGHGNARSLAGFYAGLLDGSLLESEMLDELTREHSLGEDKTLLTQTRFGLGCMLDQPDVPNATYGLGPRAFGHPGAGGSIGFADPEHDVAFGFVTNTLGPYVLMDPRAQKLVRVLAACL from the coding sequence GTGCAGATTCAGGGTCATTACGAGCTTAAGTTCGAAGCGGTGCGCGAAGCCTTCGCCGCGCTGTTCGACGATCCCCAGGAACGTGGCGCGGCGCTGTGCATCCAGGTCGGCGGTGAAACCGTTCTCGATCTCTGGGCCGGTACCGCCGACAAGGACGGCACCGAAGCCTGGCACAGCGATACCATCGCCAACTTGTTCTCCTGCACCAAGACCTTCACCGCCGTCACCGCGCTGCAACTAGTGGCTGAAGGCAAGCTGCAACTCGATGCTCCGGTTGCGCGCTACTGGCCCGAATTTGCCGCCGCCGGTAAAGAATCCGTGACGTTGCGCCAATTGCTCTGCCATCAGGCCGGTCTGCCGGCCCTGCGCGAGCTGCTGGCCCCTGAAGCGCTTTATGACTGGCAAACCATGGTTGACGCGTTGGCCGCCGAAGCCCCGTGGTGGACGCCGGGCCAGGGCCACGGCTATGCCGCGATCACTTACGGTTGGCTGGTGGGCGAGTTACTGCGTCGTGCCGACGGTCGTGGGCCGGGGGAGTCGATTGTGGCGCGGGTCGCCAAGCCGTTGGGCCTGGACTTCCACGTCGGCCTGGCTGACGAAGAGTTTCATCGCGTGGCGCATATCGCACGGGGCAAGGGTAACGTCGGCGATGCCGCGGCCCAGCGCCTGCTACAAGTGACAATGCGCGAGCCAACGGCCATGACCACCCGGGCGTTCACCAACCCGCCGTCGATCATGACCAGCACCAACAAACCGGAATGGCGGCGCATGCAACAACCCGCCGCCAATGGCCACGGCAATGCCCGCAGCCTGGCCGGTTTCTACGCCGGTCTTCTGGACGGTAGCCTGCTGGAAAGCGAAATGCTCGATGAGCTGACCCGCGAACACAGCCTCGGTGAGGACAAGACTTTACTGACCCAGACCCGTTTCGGCCTGGGTTGCATGCTCGATCAACCAGATGTCCCGAACGCTACCTACGGCCTCGGCCCACGGGCGTTCGGTCATCCGGGCGCGGGCGGCTCCATCGGTTTTGCTGACCCAGAACATGATGTGGCCTTCGGCTTTGTGACAAATACCTTGGGGCCGTACGTGTTGATGGATCCACGCGCACAAAAGCTCGTACGGGTACTTGCCGCTTGTCTGTAA
- a CDS encoding OmpA family protein, protein MSSNKTLALAVCFAITGCAQTPQNDAAGDSHWWQFGSSDKVATKDSAPAAKPAATPAAAPAPVKAAAAAPVAKAESASHWYWPFGSDDGAAKPAATPDVKAEVKPQATPAVVAKADADTGSKWWWPFGGKDQPTAKVVPMPDPKVTQAWLDDYEPRLREAIKDSNLQLERRENVLVVIAPIDSSFNPKRPGMLLPVTLGPFTRVAKILEVDPKTAVLVLGHSDTTGVATDNVKLSQERAQSVAAIFRLSGLQRDRLMLRGMGGDAPRAANDSQEGRAMNRRVELLVTPQNTMVALLSKYNMPAPAPMTMIAAQTVKPVAAPVTPAPAATKAAVPATKKASAKKAAAKAPAKKAPAKKAATPAKKTAPVKDASDDGKVADASKK, encoded by the coding sequence ATGTCATCTAATAAAACTCTCGCTTTGGCAGTGTGCTTCGCCATCACCGGTTGCGCACAAACTCCGCAAAATGACGCCGCGGGCGACAGCCACTGGTGGCAGTTCGGTTCCTCCGACAAAGTGGCGACCAAGGATTCGGCGCCAGCCGCCAAGCCTGCTGCGACACCTGCCGCTGCTCCGGCTCCAGTGAAAGCGGCCGCCGCCGCGCCGGTTGCCAAGGCTGAAAGCGCCAGCCATTGGTACTGGCCGTTCGGTTCCGATGACGGTGCCGCCAAGCCGGCCGCCACGCCTGACGTAAAAGCTGAAGTCAAACCCCAAGCCACGCCTGCCGTTGTGGCCAAGGCCGATGCCGACACCGGTAGCAAGTGGTGGTGGCCGTTCGGCGGCAAAGACCAACCTACCGCCAAAGTCGTGCCGATGCCGGACCCGAAAGTCACCCAGGCCTGGCTTGATGACTACGAACCGCGTCTGCGTGAAGCGATCAAGGACAGCAACCTGCAACTCGAACGCCGTGAAAACGTATTGGTCGTGATCGCGCCGATTGACAGCTCGTTCAACCCGAAGCGTCCGGGCATGCTGCTGCCGGTAACCCTTGGCCCGTTCACTCGCGTGGCGAAGATTCTCGAAGTCGATCCGAAAACCGCCGTGCTGGTCCTCGGTCACAGTGATACTACGGGCGTCGCCACGGATAACGTGAAACTGAGTCAGGAGCGTGCGCAATCGGTTGCAGCGATCTTCCGCCTCAGTGGTTTGCAGCGTGATCGCCTGATGTTGCGTGGCATGGGCGGTGACGCACCGCGTGCCGCCAACGACAGCCAGGAAGGTCGAGCCATGAACCGTCGTGTGGAACTGCTGGTGACCCCGCAAAACACCATGGTAGCGTTGCTGAGCAAGTACAACATGCCAGCTCCGGCGCCGATGACCATGATCGCTGCTCAGACCGTCAAGCCTGTGGCCGCGCCAGTCACACCTGCACCTGCCGCGACGAAAGCTGCTGTGCCCGCCACGAAAAAGGCTTCAGCCAAGAAAGCGGCGGCCAAGGCTCCAGCGAAGAAGGCCCCGGCCAAGAAGGCTGCAACCCCAGCCAAGAAAACGGCCCCGGTCAAAGACGCGTCTGACGACGGCAAAGTCGCTGACGCCAGCAAAAAGTAA
- a CDS encoding DUF1145 domain-containing protein, giving the protein MKVFWGLGKVLTCLFWLVVLVNVLIPFIKPLHLLVNLAGSLLLLTHLLELLLLNGSLKGRAHPWRDRLQILFVGIFHLQTIPAPAVPGASHA; this is encoded by the coding sequence ATGAAGGTGTTTTGGGGGCTGGGGAAGGTGCTCACCTGTCTGTTTTGGTTGGTGGTGCTGGTCAATGTTCTGATTCCGTTTATCAAACCGCTGCACCTGTTGGTCAATCTGGCCGGCAGCCTGCTGCTGCTCACCCACCTGCTTGAGTTGTTGCTGTTGAACGGCAGCCTCAAAGGTCGCGCCCACCCTTGGCGTGATCGCCTGCAAATCCTCTTCGTCGGCATTTTCCATCTGCAAACCATTCCGGCCCCGGCCGTCCCAGGGGCATCCCATGCGTAA
- a CDS encoding OmpA family protein: MSIVRTALPLVLLTSVLTGCAGLQKTDWPTCAAVGGVVGAGIGATESSAWAGYGALLIGGTAAAYCWVHGAVPEKCPGTPKGVPVDADGCPVAAPPAPVVEEVVVVKEETIVIRDVHFQFDKATLTPSDKQVLDKVATRLKQESSTARLTVTGHTDSVGHAAYNQKLSDRRAHSVVEYLIHDGVPRSSFVSVTGKGASQPVADNKTADGRALNRRTEIKIDR; the protein is encoded by the coding sequence ATGAGCATAGTTCGGACAGCATTACCCTTGGTTCTGCTAACCAGTGTGTTGACTGGTTGCGCAGGTTTGCAGAAAACCGACTGGCCGACCTGTGCGGCGGTCGGCGGTGTCGTCGGTGCCGGTATCGGCGCGACCGAGAGTTCGGCGTGGGCGGGGTATGGCGCGCTGCTGATCGGCGGCACGGCAGCCGCTTATTGCTGGGTGCACGGCGCAGTACCCGAGAAGTGCCCGGGCACACCCAAAGGCGTACCGGTCGATGCTGACGGTTGCCCTGTCGCCGCACCTCCTGCACCAGTGGTTGAAGAAGTCGTGGTGGTCAAGGAAGAAACCATCGTCATCCGCGATGTTCACTTCCAGTTCGACAAAGCCACGCTCACACCTTCTGACAAACAGGTCCTCGATAAAGTCGCTACTCGCCTGAAACAGGAGTCCTCTACCGCACGCCTGACCGTGACCGGTCATACCGACAGCGTCGGCCACGCTGCCTACAACCAGAAGCTGTCGGACAGACGCGCGCATTCGGTGGTGGAGTACCTGATCCATGATGGCGTACCGCGCAGCAGCTTCGTGTCTGTCACCGGTAAAGGCGCAAGCCAGCCAGTAGCCGACAACAAAACTGCGGATGGCCGCGCATTGAACCGTCGTACCGAAATCAAAATCGACCGTTAA
- the dinG gene encoding ATP-dependent DNA helicase DinG: MISTELKTTIQGAYSRFLEAKSLKPRYGQRLMIAEIAKVLGDIDTDDEGRRSGDPAIVAVEAGTGTGKTVAYSLAAIPTAKAAGKRLVIATATVALQEQIVYKDLPDLMRNSGLNFSFALAKGRGRYMCLSKLDMLLQEGHAQTATAQLFEEEGFKIEVDEASQKLFTSMIEKLAGNKWDGDRDSWSTALEDADWARLTTDHSQCTNRHCPNFGQCAFYKAREGMGKVDVIVTNHDMVLADLALGGGAVLPDPRDTIYVFDEGHHLPDKAIGHFAHYTRLRSTADWLEATAKNLTKLLAQHPLPGDLGKLIEQVPELAREIKTQQQFMFTACEQVADFKPGEDVEGRERPRHRFVAGVIPEHMREMGVELKKAFARLTDLFTRLTELLKEGMDGEVNIGIASNQAEEWYPLFGSLLSRSSGNWELWTAFTAEDPEDNPPMARWLTLAESGSLFDIEVNASPILAAEMLRRNLWNVAYGALVTSATLTALGTFDRFRMRAGLPKKAVTAVVPSPFHHADAGVLRVPDLKADPRDAPAHTAAIIRDLPALVEGSRGTLVLFSSRKQMQDVFDGLDRDWRKQVFIQGNLSKQETLNKHKARVDGGDSSVLFGLASFAEGVDLPGAYCEHVVIAKIPFSVPDDPVEAALAEWIEARGGNPFMEISVPDASLKLVQACGRLLRTEEDRGTITLLDRRLVTQRYGKAILNALPPFRREIS; the protein is encoded by the coding sequence ATGATCAGTACCGAACTCAAAACCACGATCCAGGGCGCCTACTCGCGTTTTCTTGAAGCCAAGAGCCTCAAACCGCGCTACGGCCAACGCCTGATGATCGCCGAAATTGCCAAAGTTCTCGGTGACATCGACACCGACGACGAAGGCCGGCGCAGTGGCGACCCCGCGATTGTCGCGGTGGAAGCCGGCACCGGTACCGGCAAAACAGTGGCCTACAGCCTGGCGGCGATCCCGACGGCGAAGGCGGCGGGCAAACGCCTGGTGATCGCCACGGCCACCGTGGCCCTGCAAGAGCAGATCGTCTACAAGGATTTGCCTGACCTGATGCGCAACAGCGGGCTGAATTTCAGCTTCGCGCTGGCCAAGGGCCGTGGGCGCTACATGTGCCTGTCCAAGCTCGACATGTTGCTGCAGGAAGGTCACGCGCAAACCGCCACTGCGCAGCTGTTCGAAGAAGAAGGCTTCAAGATCGAGGTCGATGAGGCCAGCCAGAAGCTCTTCACCAGCATGATTGAAAAGCTTGCCGGCAATAAATGGGACGGCGACCGCGACAGTTGGTCCACCGCCCTGGAAGATGCCGACTGGGCGCGCCTGACCACCGATCACAGCCAGTGTACCAACCGTCATTGCCCGAACTTTGGCCAGTGCGCCTTCTACAAGGCCCGCGAAGGCATGGGCAAGGTCGACGTGATCGTCACCAACCACGACATGGTCCTGGCCGACCTGGCCCTGGGTGGCGGCGCCGTGTTGCCGGACCCGCGCGACACCATCTACGTGTTCGACGAAGGCCATCACCTGCCGGACAAGGCGATCGGTCACTTCGCTCACTACACACGCCTGCGTTCCACTGCCGACTGGCTGGAAGCCACCGCCAAGAACCTCACCAAATTGCTCGCCCAGCACCCGTTGCCGGGCGATTTGGGCAAGTTGATCGAGCAGGTGCCGGAGCTGGCTCGCGAGATCAAGACTCAGCAGCAGTTTATGTTCACTGCGTGCGAGCAGGTCGCCGATTTCAAACCCGGCGAAGACGTCGAAGGCCGTGAGCGGCCGCGTCACCGCTTCGTCGCTGGAGTGATCCCCGAGCACATGCGCGAGATGGGCGTCGAGCTGAAGAAAGCCTTCGCCCGCCTGACCGATTTGTTCACCCGCCTCACCGAGTTGCTCAAGGAAGGCATGGATGGCGAGGTCAACATCGGCATCGCCAGCAACCAGGCTGAAGAGTGGTATCCGTTGTTCGGCAGCTTGTTGTCGCGCTCTTCGGGCAACTGGGAGTTGTGGACCGCGTTCACCGCCGAAGACCCGGAAGACAACCCGCCGATGGCCCGTTGGCTGACCCTGGCCGAAAGCGGTTCGCTGTTCGACATCGAGGTCAACGCCAGCCCGATCCTCGCGGCAGAAATGCTGCGCCGCAATCTGTGGAACGTGGCCTACGGCGCATTGGTGACCTCGGCGACACTGACCGCACTCGGCACGTTCGACCGCTTTCGCATGCGCGCCGGCCTGCCGAAAAAAGCCGTGACGGCGGTGGTGCCGAGTCCGTTCCATCACGCCGATGCCGGTGTGCTGCGGGTGCCGGACCTGAAAGCCGATCCGCGTGACGCGCCGGCCCACACCGCCGCGATCATTCGCGATCTGCCGGCACTGGTCGAAGGCTCGCGCGGCACCCTGGTGCTGTTCTCCTCGCGCAAACAGATGCAGGACGTGTTCGACGGCCTCGACCGCGATTGGCGCAAACAAGTGTTCATTCAAGGCAACCTGTCGAAACAGGAAACCCTGAACAAGCACAAGGCGCGGGTCGATGGCGGGGATTCCAGCGTGCTCTTCGGCCTCGCAAGTTTTGCCGAAGGCGTGGACTTGCCCGGTGCGTATTGCGAGCACGTGGTGATCGCCAAGATTCCATTCTCGGTGCCCGACGATCCGGTGGAAGCCGCGTTGGCCGAATGGATCGAAGCCCGGGGCGGCAATCCGTTCATGGAAATCTCCGTGCCGGACGCCTCGCTGAAACTGGTCCAGGCTTGCGGTCGCTTGCTGCGGACTGAAGAAGACCGCGGCACCATCACTTTGCTGGATCGGCGTCTGGTCACCCAACGCTATGGCAAAGCGATCCTCAATGCGTTGCCACCCTTCCGACGTGAAATTTCCTGA
- a CDS encoding beta-agarase: MIRRSLPAVFALLFATPLLAAPAGQQTLFNFVRPADVVSVATQDASLPQSNAEQTAEGEVLRRVTFNPVARPTLRLTPQTGAWDWSQSGVMSLRVQSAMNWALTLYVTIQSNDGKTLVSRVDLPAGPAQTLLVPLVASSPLSQGMKAGPPMPMTFDGQRVLLASSAGELDRSQIVSVTLSMDQPKVAQSILLERFGVQDGADVTKAAYGGLVDAYGQSTRAKWPEKVSSDEQLKSAAAKEHQQLKTWLAEREKSSLDQYGGWNKGPAFKASGFFRTEKRDGRWYLVTPEGHPFYSLGVNTVAPDVNQTYIAGREWMFENLPKPGEPLASQYGEGDNRGGNGADQGRAYNAGRWYDFYGANLQRLYGEPCAPGSDTKAGVAEAAKADAVAATVEKAAEPPVVPSATESGVAEAAKNGAVEATVAKAAEPKTTERCKAVVDEKRWASHTLDRLQAWGFNTIGNWSAPALGNADRVPYTLPLSIVGDYASISTGTDWWGGMPDPFDPRFAMATERAVAIAARDHRDDPWLIGYFADNELAWAGPGDDPKSRYALAYGTLKMTTDVPAKRAFLKQLRDKYRNQAGLSKAWGIDLPAWELMEDPGFEAPLPSADHPEIEADFKYFQKVFADTYFKTISDSLKWHAPNQLLLGGRFAISTPEAVESCAQYCDVLSFNMYTLQPQDGYDFAKLRSLDKPVLITEFNFGSADRGPFWGGVTQLAKEEDRGPAYANFLKQAMSEPSIVGVHWFQYLDQPVTGRLLDGENGHFGLVGITDLPFQGFVDSVRKSNLLAVDQLGKEAEKAKAEADKASHAATEGGRKGEAGKGPGQGAGHAGGHSGNGH; this comes from the coding sequence ATGATTCGTCGTTCGCTGCCTGCTGTATTTGCCCTGTTGTTCGCAACGCCCTTGCTGGCCGCTCCCGCAGGCCAACAGACGCTGTTTAACTTTGTGCGCCCCGCTGATGTGGTTTCGGTGGCGACCCAGGACGCCAGCCTGCCGCAATCCAACGCCGAACAAACGGCCGAAGGCGAAGTCTTGCGCCGGGTCACGTTCAACCCAGTGGCCCGGCCAACCTTGCGCCTGACCCCGCAAACGGGTGCCTGGGACTGGTCGCAGTCGGGTGTCATGAGCTTGCGGGTCCAGAGCGCGATGAACTGGGCCTTGACCCTCTACGTGACGATCCAGAGCAACGATGGCAAGACCCTGGTCAGCCGCGTCGATCTGCCGGCCGGCCCGGCGCAAACCCTGCTGGTGCCCTTGGTCGCCAGTTCGCCGTTGAGCCAAGGCATGAAGGCCGGTCCGCCGATGCCGATGACCTTTGACGGTCAGCGCGTGTTGCTGGCCAGCAGCGCCGGTGAGCTGGATCGCAGCCAGATCGTGTCGGTGACCTTGTCGATGGATCAGCCGAAAGTCGCCCAAAGCATCTTGCTGGAACGCTTCGGCGTGCAGGACGGCGCGGACGTGACCAAAGCCGCCTATGGCGGTTTGGTCGACGCTTACGGTCAATCGACCCGAGCCAAATGGCCAGAGAAAGTCAGCAGCGACGAGCAGCTGAAATCCGCTGCCGCGAAAGAACATCAACAGCTGAAAACCTGGCTGGCCGAGCGCGAGAAATCGTCCCTGGACCAATACGGTGGCTGGAACAAAGGCCCGGCGTTCAAGGCCAGCGGCTTTTTCCGGACCGAGAAACGCGATGGTCGCTGGTATCTGGTAACGCCTGAAGGACACCCGTTCTACTCACTGGGCGTGAACACCGTCGCCCCGGACGTCAATCAAACCTACATCGCCGGTCGCGAGTGGATGTTTGAAAACCTGCCAAAACCCGGCGAGCCGCTAGCCAGTCAATATGGCGAAGGCGACAACCGTGGCGGCAACGGCGCCGATCAGGGCCGTGCCTACAACGCCGGCCGTTGGTATGACTTTTACGGCGCTAACCTGCAGCGCCTCTATGGCGAACCTTGCGCACCGGGCAGCGACACCAAGGCCGGTGTTGCCGAAGCCGCCAAGGCCGACGCGGTTGCGGCGACAGTTGAGAAAGCCGCTGAACCGCCGGTCGTTCCTTCGGCTACCGAATCCGGTGTCGCCGAAGCTGCCAAGAACGGCGCCGTAGAAGCGACTGTCGCGAAAGCAGCCGAGCCAAAAACCACCGAGCGCTGCAAAGCAGTGGTTGATGAAAAACGCTGGGCCAGTCATACCCTGGATCGCCTGCAAGCCTGGGGCTTCAACACCATCGGCAACTGGAGCGCCCCGGCACTGGGCAATGCTGACCGCGTGCCGTACACCTTGCCGCTGTCGATCGTCGGCGATTACGCCAGCATCAGCACCGGAACTGACTGGTGGGGCGGCATGCCCGACCCGTTCGACCCGCGTTTCGCCATGGCCACCGAGCGTGCCGTGGCCATCGCGGCTCGGGATCACCGTGACGACCCGTGGCTGATCGGTTACTTCGCAGACAACGAACTGGCTTGGGCCGGTCCCGGCGATGATCCGAAATCCCGTTACGCCCTGGCCTACGGCACGTTGAAAATGACCACCGACGTGCCGGCCAAACGCGCATTTCTCAAGCAATTGCGCGACAAGTACCGCAACCAGGCGGGCCTGTCGAAAGCGTGGGGCATTGATCTGCCGGCCTGGGAATTGATGGAAGACCCGGGCTTCGAAGCGCCGCTGCCAAGCGCCGATCACCCGGAAATCGAAGCTGACTTCAAATACTTCCAGAAGGTGTTTGCGGACACCTACTTCAAGACCATTTCCGATTCGCTCAAGTGGCACGCGCCGAACCAGTTGTTGTTGGGTGGTCGTTTCGCCATCAGCACCCCAGAGGCCGTCGAGTCCTGCGCGCAGTATTGCGATGTGCTGAGTTTCAACATGTACACCCTCCAACCGCAGGACGGTTACGACTTCGCCAAGCTGCGTAGCCTCGACAAACCGGTGCTGATCACCGAGTTCAACTTTGGCTCGGCGGATCGCGGCCCGTTCTGGGGCGGCGTGACGCAACTGGCGAAGGAAGAAGATCGTGGCCCGGCTTACGCCAACTTCCTCAAACAGGCGATGAGTGAACCGTCGATTGTCGGTGTGCACTGGTTCCAGTACCTCGACCAACCGGTGACCGGTCGTCTGCTGGATGGCGAAAACGGGCACTTTGGTCTGGTGGGCATCACTGATCTGCCATTCCAGGGTTTCGTCGACAGCGTGCGCAAAAGCAATTTGCTGGCCGTCGATCAACTGGGCAAAGAGGCCGAGAAGGCCAAGGCTGAAGCGGATAAGGCCAGCCACGCCGCAACAGAAGGCGGCCGAAAAGGCGAGGCCGGCAAAGGTCCGGGGCAGGGCGCTGGCCATGCGGGTGGGCATTCCGGGAATGGTCATTAA
- a CDS encoding glycine zipper 2TM domain-containing protein, with translation MRKSVLLVASFSTMAMLLTGCQSSLTGDSYSRDEARRVQTIRMGTIESLRPVKIEGTKTPIGGVAGAVVGGVGGSAIGGGRGSIVAAVIGAVAGGLVGSAAEEGLTRTQGVEITVREDDGSMRAYVQEVQPNEVFRVGERVRISTVGGTSRVSH, from the coding sequence ATGCGTAAGTCTGTTCTGCTGGTTGCTTCCTTTTCCACGATGGCGATGTTGCTCACCGGCTGCCAATCGAGCCTGACCGGTGACTCCTACTCCCGTGACGAAGCGCGTCGCGTGCAGACGATTCGTATGGGTACCATCGAATCCCTGCGCCCAGTGAAAATTGAAGGCACCAAGACCCCAATCGGCGGCGTAGCCGGTGCCGTGGTCGGTGGTGTTGGCGGCAGCGCCATCGGTGGCGGTCGCGGCAGCATCGTGGCAGCGGTAATCGGTGCCGTTGCTGGCGGTCTGGTCGGTTCGGCTGCTGAAGAAGGCCTGACCCGCACCCAAGGTGTGGAAATCACCGTTCGTGAAGACGACGGCAGCATGCGTGCCTACGTCCAGGAAGTTCAGCCAAACGAAGTGTTCCGTGTGGGTGAGCGCGTGCGCATCTCCACGGTTGGTGGGACTAGCCGCGTTTCGCACTAA
- the nhaA gene encoding Na+/H+ antiporter NhaA yields the protein MPLRSTFTRFFQLEAASGLLLIAAAALALIINNSSLSWLYNGLLDTPVVAQIGALKIAKPLLLWINDGLMAMFFLLIGLEVKREVLDGQLSKPSQIVLPGAAAIGGMVVPALVYWFLNRDDPVALGGWAIPMATDIAFALGVLALLGKRVPVSLKLFLMTLAIIDDLGAIIVIAIFYSGTLSTLSLALAGACIVALIAMNRLGVVKLGPYMIIGLILWVCVLKSGVHATLAGVTLAFCIPLRTKNAEPSPLMTLEHALHPWVAYGILPLFAFANAGLSLSGVTVESFTHHVPMGIAAGLLLGKTVGVFGLTWLSVKIGIASLPQGANWGQVLGVAILCGIGFTMSLFVGSLAFVPGASEYAGMDRMGILTGSILAALIGYAVTAAASRKSAALQS from the coding sequence TTGCCTCTGCGTAGCACTTTCACGCGTTTCTTTCAGTTGGAAGCTGCCAGCGGTCTGTTACTGATCGCCGCTGCAGCCCTGGCTTTAATCATCAACAACTCGTCGCTGTCGTGGCTCTATAACGGCCTGCTGGACACCCCCGTGGTGGCCCAGATCGGCGCGCTGAAAATCGCCAAGCCTTTGCTGCTGTGGATCAATGACGGCCTGATGGCGATGTTCTTCCTGCTGATCGGCCTGGAAGTGAAGCGCGAAGTCCTCGACGGCCAACTGTCGAAACCGTCGCAGATCGTTCTGCCCGGCGCGGCGGCGATTGGCGGCATGGTCGTGCCAGCATTGGTCTACTGGTTCCTCAACCGCGACGACCCGGTGGCGTTGGGTGGCTGGGCGATTCCGATGGCTACTGACATTGCCTTCGCCCTTGGCGTACTCGCCCTGCTGGGCAAGCGCGTGCCGGTGTCGCTGAAGTTGTTCCTCATGACCCTGGCGATCATTGACGACCTGGGTGCGATCATCGTCATCGCGATCTTCTATTCCGGCACGCTGTCGACCCTGTCCCTGGCACTGGCCGGCGCCTGTATCGTCGCGCTGATCGCGATGAACCGGCTCGGCGTGGTCAAGCTCGGGCCGTACATGATCATTGGTCTGATCCTGTGGGTCTGCGTGCTCAAGAGTGGTGTCCACGCGACACTGGCCGGCGTAACCCTGGCCTTCTGCATTCCACTGCGCACCAAAAACGCCGAGCCTTCACCGTTGATGACGCTGGAGCACGCCCTGCATCCGTGGGTGGCCTACGGCATTCTGCCGCTGTTTGCCTTTGCCAATGCCGGCCTGTCCCTCAGTGGCGTGACCGTGGAAAGCTTCACCCACCATGTACCGATGGGCATCGCCGCCGGCCTGCTGCTGGGCAAGACCGTCGGCGTGTTCGGCCTGACCTGGCTGTCGGTGAAAATCGGCATCGCCTCCCTGCCCCAAGGCGCCAACTGGGGCCAGGTGTTGGGTGTGGCGATCCTCTGCGGGATTGGTTTCACCATGAGCCTGTTTGTCGGTTCCCTGGCGTTTGTGCCGGGCGCCAGTGAATACGCTGGGATGGACCGTATGGGGATTCTGACCGGTTCGATTCTGGCTGCGTTGATCGGTTATGCGGTGACGGCGGCGGCGAGTCGAAAGAGTGCCGCGCTGCAATCCTGA